A genomic window from Brevibacillus agri includes:
- a CDS encoding PadR family transcriptional regulator encodes MGDKSISSDIIRGHIDAIILRVLCEKDSYGYEIIKTIFKNSGEQYELKEPSLYTSLKRLEAQKLIVSYWGDESQGGRRKYYQVTEAGRAAYASALASWKVARQLIDQLIERREEA; translated from the coding sequence ATGGGCGACAAAAGCATCAGCAGCGACATTATTCGCGGGCATATTGATGCGATCATTTTGCGGGTGCTGTGCGAAAAAGACAGCTACGGCTACGAGATCATCAAAACGATTTTCAAAAACAGCGGTGAACAATACGAGCTGAAAGAGCCTTCCTTGTACACGAGCCTGAAAAGGTTGGAGGCGCAAAAGCTGATCGTGTCGTACTGGGGCGATGAGAGCCAGGGCGGAAGGCGCAAATATTATCAGGTGACCGAGGCAGGAAGAGCGGCGTATGCCAGTGCGCTCGCGTCCTGGAAGGTTGCCAGGCAATTAATCGATCAGCTTATCGAAAGGCGGGAGGAAGCGTAA
- a CDS encoding permease prefix domain 1-containing protein, giving the protein MHSLQIHVEKLFAKYKSSRQIEELKWEVLSNLEARVADLVADGMPLEQAVKKATDQLPSVDSLVGESRSVYVLAFWQELLQRALLYTLVAWIATMPLRIWGMGISVNHGLLVLCLLEGIVYAVLLRSKRLSAAAKKSELNLRTAFLLRKIGWSLWALYMAVSFAYTTAIHFASHIWFARAVSLSGPYQFATVAVEYVLPAVSIIVPLLLHALPEAIMKCEAREEE; this is encoded by the coding sequence ATGCATAGTCTGCAAATCCATGTGGAAAAGCTGTTCGCCAAGTACAAAAGCAGCAGGCAAATCGAAGAGCTGAAGTGGGAAGTGCTGAGCAATCTGGAGGCGCGAGTGGCGGATCTGGTCGCAGACGGGATGCCGCTGGAACAGGCGGTGAAAAAGGCGACAGACCAGCTTCCCTCGGTCGATTCGCTCGTCGGGGAAAGCCGGTCGGTCTACGTCCTTGCTTTTTGGCAAGAGCTGCTGCAGCGGGCCCTGCTCTACACTTTGGTAGCCTGGATTGCGACGATGCCGCTGCGCATTTGGGGGATGGGCATTTCGGTAAACCACGGCTTGTTGGTACTGTGTTTGCTCGAAGGAATCGTCTACGCCGTCTTGCTCCGGAGCAAGCGCCTGTCCGCTGCCGCAAAAAAGAGCGAGCTGAATTTGCGCACGGCGTTTCTGTTGCGCAAAATCGGGTGGTCGCTGTGGGCGCTGTATATGGCGGTTTCTTTCGCGTACACGACAGCGATTCACTTTGCCAGCCATATATGGTTCGCCAGAGCGGTCAGCCTGTCAGGGCCTTACCAGTTTGCCACGGTAGCGGTAGAGTACGTGCTGCCCGCCGTGTCGATCATCGTGCCGCTTTTGCTGCACGCGCTGCCAGAAGCGATCATGAAATGCGAAGCGAGAGAGGAGGAGTGA
- a CDS encoding DUF4825 domain-containing protein, giving the protein MQNKLILLLALLGIGLFAVIQGWILPKKELAAEQYLADQQSPLTHDLQTILPYKNKYMGDVSNLNLFNHLPLKDLKRSYQLRSDEFAIEVHYEADELREDEKAIRQMLLYNSVAAFALIDNLQTIDYRFLDRTLTVTRSRIQQLFGDDLAALLTTEKWRANVQQKWQDARFLQEGVKALEEKQ; this is encoded by the coding sequence GTGCAAAATAAGCTGATTTTGTTGCTCGCCTTGCTCGGGATTGGCCTGTTTGCTGTCATTCAAGGCTGGATTCTCCCGAAAAAGGAGCTTGCTGCCGAGCAGTACCTCGCTGACCAGCAAAGCCCGCTGACGCACGATCTGCAAACGATTTTGCCGTACAAAAACAAGTACATGGGCGATGTTTCCAACCTGAATCTGTTCAACCATCTGCCGTTGAAAGACTTGAAACGGTCGTATCAGTTGCGCTCCGACGAATTTGCCATAGAAGTTCATTACGAAGCCGACGAGCTGCGCGAGGATGAAAAAGCGATCCGGCAGATGCTGCTCTACAATTCGGTCGCCGCCTTCGCCTTGATCGACAATTTGCAGACGATTGACTACCGGTTTTTGGACCGGACGCTGACTGTCACTCGCTCCCGGATTCAGCAACTGTTCGGGGACGATCTGGCAGCGCTTTTGACGACGGAAAAATGGCGCGCAAACGTGCAGCAGAAATGGCAGGATGCCCGGTTTTTGCAAGAAGGCGTGAAGGCGCTGGAGGAAAAGCAGTAG
- a CDS encoding GNAT family N-acetyltransferase: MTIRTEEPQDYHTTEQVVQAAFAGQPFCDQTEHLLVKRLRESAEFVPALSLVFEENGRIVGHLLLSKIKIEHDGGSFDEALALAPVSVLPSHQGKGIGAALINHSINAARALGYKALVVLGHERYYPKFGFRPASHWGIRAPFEIPDELFMALELAPGSLDGVHGTVRYSPAFSG; this comes from the coding sequence ATGACCATTCGCACAGAAGAACCGCAAGACTACCATACGACCGAGCAGGTGGTGCAAGCAGCGTTTGCTGGCCAGCCTTTCTGCGATCAAACGGAGCATTTGCTCGTCAAGCGCCTGCGGGAATCAGCCGAGTTCGTGCCTGCGCTCTCGCTCGTTTTCGAAGAGAACGGCCGCATCGTCGGCCATCTGCTGCTGAGCAAAATCAAGATCGAGCACGATGGCGGCTCCTTTGACGAGGCGCTTGCTCTCGCCCCCGTCTCCGTACTCCCCTCTCATCAGGGAAAAGGCATCGGGGCGGCACTCATCAACCATTCGATCAATGCCGCCCGAGCGCTCGGCTACAAAGCGCTTGTCGTGCTCGGACATGAGCGCTACTATCCCAAATTCGGCTTCCGCCCCGCCTCTCATTGGGGCATCCGCGCTCCGTTCGAGATTCCCGACGAGCTGTTTATGGCGCTGGAGCTTGCGCCCGGCAGCCTGGACGGGGTTCATGGCACGGTGCGTTATTCGCCTGCTTTTTCTGGCTGA
- a CDS encoding inorganic phosphate transporter, whose amino-acid sequence MHTSLPLVIAVIVLAVSFDFINGFHDTANAIATTVSTKALPPKTAIALAAIMNFVGALAFTGVAKTIGGKIADPAKLEYGVLIVLAALVAAIFWNLVTWWYGIPSSSSHALIGSVVGAVFASAGVSQINWNGFLEIFEALILSPIIALVAAFLLMKLVYALFRSIQIPPAKVNRGFRYFQILTAALQSFTHGTNDAQKAMGIIVFALVAADLHADTASIPFWVQLICAISMGLGTSVGGWKIIKTVGGKITKIEPINGATADLSSSTIIFTFTQLGLPVSSTHVISSGIMGVGAAKRLKGVNWGVAKRIIITWFITLPISALISAALYYMLSLFF is encoded by the coding sequence ATGCACACTAGCCTGCCTCTTGTGATCGCTGTCATTGTTCTGGCCGTTTCCTTTGACTTCATCAACGGCTTTCACGATACAGCCAATGCCATCGCCACCACAGTCTCGACCAAAGCTTTGCCGCCGAAAACCGCCATCGCCCTGGCCGCGATCATGAACTTCGTCGGCGCGCTTGCTTTTACAGGAGTCGCCAAAACAATCGGGGGAAAGATTGCCGATCCCGCCAAGCTGGAATACGGCGTGCTGATCGTGCTGGCTGCCTTGGTCGCGGCGATTTTCTGGAATCTGGTCACCTGGTGGTACGGCATTCCGAGCAGTTCGTCCCATGCGCTCATCGGTTCCGTCGTAGGTGCCGTTTTCGCCTCGGCTGGCGTTTCGCAAATCAACTGGAACGGCTTTTTGGAAATTTTCGAGGCGCTGATTTTGTCGCCGATCATCGCGCTTGTGGCTGCTTTTCTGCTCATGAAGCTGGTCTACGCCCTGTTCCGCAGCATCCAGATACCGCCCGCCAAAGTAAACCGGGGCTTTCGCTACTTCCAGATTCTCACCGCCGCCCTGCAATCTTTTACCCACGGCACCAACGACGCGCAAAAAGCAATGGGGATCATCGTCTTCGCCCTGGTGGCTGCCGATTTGCATGCGGATACCGCGTCGATTCCGTTTTGGGTCCAGCTTATTTGCGCGATTTCCATGGGGCTGGGAACGTCTGTCGGCGGCTGGAAGATCATCAAGACGGTCGGCGGCAAAATTACGAAAATCGAGCCGATCAACGGCGCTACCGCTGATTTAAGCTCCTCCACGATCATTTTTACATTTACGCAGTTGGGGCTTCCGGTCAGCTCGACACACGTGATTTCCTCGGGGATTATGGGGGTCGGCGCAGCGAAACGGCTGAAGGGCGTCAATTGGGGCGTCGCCAAACGGATCATCATCACCTGGTTTATTACACTGCCGATCTCCGCACTGATTTCAGCGGCGCTCTACTACATGTTGAGTTTGTTTTTTTGA